One region of Candidatus Poribacteria bacterium genomic DNA includes:
- a CDS encoding MoxR family ATPase, with protein sequence MSEHAEQKYEEFRETFLKIQQEVSKRIVGQKEIIEGVLICLMTGGHALLEGVPGLGKTLLIRTLHEVLDLKFSRIQFTPDLMPADIIGTTVVAEDEEGRKFFEFQPGPVFANLILADEINRATPKTQSALLEAMQEKSVTVAGQQRELDLPFFVMATQNPLEMEGTYPLPEAQLDRFFFKLKVEYPSLDELDLVMERTTRREMPSVDKVCDGAQINTLEQSVRDILVAEDVRRYALQLILGTHPEAEDAPELTKKYVRYGSSPRGAQALILGGKVRAILDGRYNVAREDIQAVALPSLRHRLILSFEGEAEGIDPDGIIQHLLEAIE encoded by the coding sequence ATGTCCGAACACGCCGAACAAAAATATGAAGAATTCCGTGAGACTTTTCTGAAAATACAGCAAGAAGTTTCCAAACGAATCGTTGGGCAAAAGGAAATCATTGAAGGCGTTCTGATCTGCCTCATGACGGGAGGGCATGCGTTGTTAGAAGGTGTCCCTGGGTTAGGCAAAACCCTGCTAATCCGAACGCTGCACGAGGTATTGGACCTCAAATTTTCCCGAATTCAGTTCACGCCGGATCTGATGCCAGCCGACATTATCGGTACCACTGTGGTCGCTGAAGATGAAGAGGGACGCAAGTTCTTTGAATTCCAACCTGGTCCCGTATTTGCCAATCTTATTCTTGCCGACGAAATCAACCGAGCGACCCCTAAGACACAATCCGCTTTGTTAGAGGCGATGCAGGAGAAATCTGTGACCGTTGCCGGACAGCAGCGAGAATTGGATCTACCTTTCTTTGTGATGGCGACACAAAACCCCTTGGAAATGGAAGGCACCTATCCGCTGCCCGAAGCGCAACTTGACCGATTCTTTTTTAAACTCAAGGTTGAATACCCAAGCCTTGATGAACTCGACCTCGTTATGGAGCGCACGACGAGACGCGAGATGCCTTCCGTTGATAAAGTCTGTGATGGTGCGCAGATCAACACGTTGGAACAGAGCGTCCGCGATATTCTCGTCGCTGAGGACGTGCGTAGGTATGCCTTGCAGCTGATATTGGGTACACACCCCGAAGCAGAAGATGCGCCAGAACTCACTAAAAAGTATGTCCGCTACGGTTCGAGTCCGCGTGGTGCGCAGGCGTTGATTCTCGGTGGAAAGGTCCGGGCGATTCTCGATGGCAGGTACAATGTTGCCCGTGAAGACATTCAAGCAGTTGCCTTGCCAAGCCTGCGGCATCGTCTCATCCTTAGCTTTGAAGGCGAAGCGGAAGGGATTGATCCCGATGGCATCATTCAGCATTTGCTGGAAGCGATTGAATGA
- a CDS encoding DUF58 domain-containing protein — translation MMNDTQAAFDSEFLKKLEYLYIVSKKIFAGRIKAERRSTRRGVSVEFADYRNYTAGDDFRYIDWNAFARLDELLLKLYEEREDLHIYFLVDASRSMTYGELPKLTYAKRVAAALAYIGLSNLDRISITAFNNTRVNRLPTERGKGKIFTVLDFLEQINGTGETDLENAFHNFIHTTKRRGLVVLISDLFDPSGFANGLNVLKFQKHELFVIQVIDQKEVTPDLLGDYHLIDVETDRLRQVTINENHIKRYQALFQKYCDDLDLYCTQREISLVRTTTESPFEELILRIFRMGGFVS, via the coding sequence ATGATGAACGATACACAGGCTGCCTTCGACAGCGAATTCCTCAAAAAACTTGAATACCTCTACATCGTCTCCAAAAAGATTTTTGCCGGACGCATCAAAGCGGAGCGGCGGAGTACACGCCGAGGTGTCAGCGTTGAATTTGCTGATTATCGCAACTATACCGCGGGCGACGATTTTCGCTACATTGATTGGAACGCTTTCGCACGTTTGGATGAACTCCTGCTAAAACTCTATGAGGAGCGGGAGGATCTGCACATCTATTTCCTCGTTGATGCCAGCCGGTCGATGACCTACGGCGAATTGCCGAAGTTGACCTATGCGAAACGCGTCGCTGCTGCGCTCGCCTACATCGGTTTGTCCAACCTCGACCGGATTAGTATTACTGCCTTCAACAACACGCGTGTGAATCGACTTCCAACAGAGCGTGGCAAGGGTAAAATCTTCACCGTGCTCGACTTTCTTGAACAGATTAATGGTACCGGCGAAACGGATTTGGAGAACGCCTTCCACAACTTCATTCATACGACCAAACGCCGTGGGCTCGTCGTTCTAATTTCTGACCTCTTTGATCCGAGTGGGTTTGCAAATGGGTTGAATGTGTTGAAGTTTCAGAAGCATGAACTCTTCGTAATCCAGGTCATTGATCAGAAAGAGGTCACCCCCGACCTACTTGGTGACTATCATCTCATTGACGTTGAAACGGATCGGCTCCGTCAAGTCACTATCAACGAAAATCATATCAAACGGTATCAGGCACTTTTCCAAAAATATTGCGACGATCTGGATTTATACTGCACACAACGCGAAATCAGCCTCGTACGGACGACGACAGAATCACCCTTTGAGGAGCTCATCCTACGCATTTTCAGGATGGGAGGTTTTGTCTCTTAA
- a CDS encoding BatA and WFA domain-containing protein: protein MNFLSPISLFLFGLAIPIVALYILRLRRRREPVSTLMFWEELFRERQTTSLFQRLKHLLSLLLQLLFLALLVLAVARPQFAFLTKSARQLVLVIDRSASMNAVEDSEGRTRLESAKQRALQTVDGLRFMDEMTVISSHTQPVIHSPFTNHQRSLRDAINAIKPTDISTDLEPAFDLAAAIAQTKPNPEIVIFSDFQSVSESLLAKLNSKVEQDKDTEEPDSEIKHRLVRIGEAKNNVGITQFRVRKSLVNPFDYETLLRVVNASEGERQFNVELYFKEDLFDVRPYTLAPGESKSEIFSNFTFEGGELKAVLDIEDALSTDNVAYAALPKRERISVLLVTEENPFLEKALAVDEQLDLSVVTPAVYESTAPLESHNSEGKRAYQVVIFDRYSPPTLGDGNYMFIYPPAGSSSLETSGTELKWNIGAPLETPIITDWERTHPILRHVHLENVQIGEAYQITPPATAQVLARSFESPVLFVDVAPNRKIVFAAIDILQSDLPLRIAFPVIIANTIQWFQQRTGIQEYYLRTGEVLQQRIEPLSEADSPQDVPRSVTITGPGDETWEIPIEQNEVLFDQTQRAGFYELKRTDRSLTEATTPTREEDSPLEAAASAEEENDGTLWAINLADETESHIGIDAAIEDLLEESVLPSGAALLHYPPWVYLVFLAVGLSVVEWFLYQRRRID from the coding sequence ATGAATTTCTTATCCCCGATCTCACTTTTTCTATTTGGGCTGGCTATTCCGATTGTCGCACTGTACATCCTCAGGCTGCGTCGGCGACGCGAACCTGTTTCCACACTGATGTTCTGGGAAGAACTTTTCAGAGAGCGGCAGACGACCTCACTGTTTCAGAGACTGAAGCATCTCCTATCGCTCCTGCTGCAGCTCCTGTTTCTGGCACTTTTGGTGCTTGCCGTGGCGCGACCGCAGTTCGCGTTTCTAACGAAGTCGGCTCGGCAGCTCGTGTTGGTTATTGACCGGTCAGCGAGCATGAACGCGGTTGAGGATTCCGAGGGGCGCACGCGGTTGGAATCTGCTAAGCAGCGTGCACTGCAAACAGTAGATGGACTCCGTTTCATGGACGAAATGACTGTGATTAGTTCCCATACGCAACCTGTAATTCACAGTCCGTTTACTAATCACCAGAGATCGCTGCGAGACGCGATTAACGCAATCAAGCCAACCGACATCAGTACTGATCTTGAACCAGCATTTGATTTAGCAGCCGCGATCGCCCAAACGAAGCCCAATCCCGAAATCGTTATCTTCAGCGATTTCCAGTCTGTTTCCGAATCGCTGCTTGCTAAACTCAATAGTAAAGTAGAACAGGACAAGGATACCGAAGAACCAGACTCAGAAATCAAGCACCGTCTGGTCAGGATAGGAGAAGCGAAAAATAATGTCGGTATCACGCAGTTCCGCGTCCGAAAGAGTCTTGTTAACCCTTTTGATTACGAAACGCTTTTGCGCGTCGTGAATGCCTCAGAGGGGGAGCGACAGTTCAACGTTGAACTCTATTTCAAGGAGGACCTCTTTGACGTGCGTCCCTACACGCTTGCGCCGGGCGAAAGCAAATCCGAGATTTTTAGCAACTTTACATTTGAAGGCGGAGAACTCAAAGCCGTCTTGGATATTGAAGACGCACTCTCCACAGACAACGTTGCTTATGCGGCACTCCCGAAGCGTGAGCGTATTTCTGTTCTACTTGTGACAGAGGAGAACCCATTTCTTGAAAAAGCACTCGCTGTTGATGAACAACTTGATCTCAGCGTTGTCACACCGGCGGTGTATGAATCCACTGCACCACTTGAAAGCCATAACTCGGAAGGCAAGCGTGCCTATCAGGTCGTCATCTTTGACCGATACAGCCCGCCGACCCTTGGCGATGGAAATTACATGTTTATCTATCCACCCGCTGGATCCTCATCTTTAGAAACTTCCGGCACGGAACTGAAATGGAACATCGGGGCACCCTTGGAAACACCGATTATCACGGACTGGGAGCGGACACACCCAATTCTACGGCATGTTCATTTGGAGAACGTTCAGATAGGTGAGGCGTATCAGATTACGCCACCGGCGACGGCACAGGTGCTTGCCCGTTCATTCGAGTCGCCTGTCTTGTTTGTTGACGTTGCACCGAACCGGAAAATCGTCTTCGCAGCCATTGATATTTTGCAATCCGATCTGCCGCTTCGCATTGCCTTTCCTGTGATTATTGCCAACACGATTCAGTGGTTTCAACAGCGTACCGGCATCCAAGAATACTACCTCCGAACAGGGGAAGTCCTACAGCAGCGGATTGAACCGCTATCGGAAGCGGATTCACCCCAAGACGTGCCGAGAAGTGTAACAATCACAGGACCTGGAGATGAGACGTGGGAGATACCTATTGAGCAGAACGAGGTGCTTTTTGATCAAACGCAGCGTGCCGGTTTTTATGAATTGAAACGGACGGATAGATCACTAACGGAGGCAACCACACCTACAAGAGAGGAGGATTCCCCATTGGAAGCAGCCGCTTCTGCAGAAGAAGAGAATGACGGAACTTTGTGGGCTATCAATCTCGCTGATGAAACAGAGTCACACATCGGGATAGACGCAGCAATTGAGGACCTGCTCGAAGAATCGGTGTTACCGAGCGGTGCTGCGCTTTTACACTACCCACCATGGGTTTACTTGGTATTCCTCGCTGTCGGGTTGAGTGTCGTTGAATGGTTTTTATATCAACGGAGAAGGATCGATTAA
- a CDS encoding VWA domain-containing protein — MDLSRTQRVISLVVRIIIVVLLILSVADVQYLRTDDKLAVMFLTDISDSISDDGLTKATDYVNEALKSRDGNQQSGLIAFTDKAEIIQALLKNGDEPDAELKLTEIKQAWLETDEDAGDTTNIARAIETAWGTFPANANKRIVLITDGVETQGDAVHTALRGKDFGIQIDTVPLYPSDEPEVMVQRLDMPAQVKQGAPFNVEVLIHSNHEDVAEIRLFKNKFEVAKQETRLEEGENRVIFTQTAMDSGTLTYDALCRSTKDTRYDNNRALGIVSVSGKPKVLLIDENESQARYLTRALEDAKIRVDVRNGLGVPNELADLQNYELVIFSNVPANRLTQNQMELIRTYVQDLGGGFMMLGSENSFGLGGYYKTPIEAILPVHTDTEKKKETPSLAMVLVIDKSGSMGGIKIELAKAAARATVELLGKRDKIGVVAFDGSPFWIAEMHDASDKLYLSDQIGSITASGGTNLYPALEQAYFALTETTAKLKHVIVLSDGQSQDGDWYGIASSMRNERITISTVGIGSGADMNLLGNLANWGGGRDYFTQDPYSIPQIFAKETVTASKSAIIDEPFIPQRIKPTQVLSGIDLELAPFLLGYVATQPRPTAEVFLVSDRGDPLLASWQYGLGKSVAFTSDAKARWASDWLDWGGYGKFWTQLVRDTMRKATLSNFQAEIRKEKGIAHLAIDALDDAGDFLNQLENDVSLISPDLKKKQLAVTQTAPGRYELDFPTQDVGPYFLNVMQKQAGEVVNTQVTGTVVSYPQEYLVHNANDALLTQLAAVSGGKFNASAEDAFRPPEEQVALRIHLWRPFLITALFLLIVDIALRRVDFKRG; from the coding sequence GTGGATTTGTCACGAACGCAGCGGGTCATTAGTTTAGTCGTCCGGATTATCATTGTTGTCCTGCTGATTCTGAGCGTTGCTGATGTCCAGTACCTGAGGACGGATGATAAATTGGCGGTTATGTTTTTAACGGACATTTCGGATAGTATCTCGGACGATGGGTTGACAAAAGCGACGGATTATGTCAACGAAGCATTGAAATCACGAGACGGGAACCAGCAAAGTGGTCTCATCGCATTTACGGACAAGGCAGAGATCATTCAAGCGTTACTGAAAAATGGAGATGAGCCTGATGCTGAATTGAAACTCACTGAAATCAAACAGGCATGGCTGGAGACGGATGAGGACGCGGGTGACACAACGAACATCGCACGGGCGATTGAGACCGCATGGGGGACTTTCCCCGCAAATGCGAATAAACGCATTGTCCTGATTACAGATGGTGTTGAGACACAGGGAGACGCTGTTCATACTGCACTTCGTGGGAAGGACTTCGGCATACAAATCGACACGGTGCCGCTATATCCGAGCGATGAACCGGAGGTCATGGTTCAGAGACTTGATATGCCCGCCCAGGTTAAACAGGGTGCGCCGTTCAATGTGGAGGTGCTCATCCACAGCAACCATGAAGATGTAGCAGAGATTCGTCTCTTCAAGAACAAATTCGAGGTCGCTAAACAGGAAACTCGACTTGAAGAGGGTGAAAATCGAGTGATATTTACCCAAACCGCTATGGACAGCGGCACGCTTACTTACGATGCGCTCTGCCGATCGACGAAAGACACGCGCTATGACAACAACCGAGCACTCGGCATCGTTTCGGTGTCCGGCAAGCCGAAGGTGCTGCTCATCGATGAAAACGAATCGCAAGCCCGTTATCTAACGCGCGCGCTTGAAGATGCCAAAATTCGCGTTGATGTCCGCAACGGATTGGGCGTACCGAATGAACTGGCAGATTTGCAAAACTATGAACTCGTTATTTTCAGCAATGTGCCCGCCAACCGACTCACCCAAAATCAGATGGAACTCATCCGCACCTACGTACAAGACCTCGGCGGCGGCTTCATGATGCTCGGCAGCGAAAACAGTTTCGGACTCGGCGGCTATTACAAAACCCCAATCGAAGCGATTTTGCCTGTCCACACAGATACAGAGAAGAAAAAAGAAACGCCTTCTTTGGCAATGGTCTTGGTTATTGATAAATCTGGAAGTATGGGTGGTATTAAGATTGAGTTAGCAAAAGCCGCAGCGCGTGCCACCGTTGAACTGCTTGGGAAACGTGATAAAATAGGGGTTGTCGCCTTTGATGGTTCCCCGTTCTGGATTGCGGAGATGCATGATGCTTCGGACAAATTGTACCTCTCTGATCAGATCGGTTCAATCACCGCAAGTGGTGGCACGAATCTGTATCCGGCACTTGAGCAGGCGTATTTCGCCCTGACGGAGACGACAGCGAAACTCAAGCACGTCATCGTCCTCAGCGATGGACAGTCGCAAGATGGGGACTGGTATGGGATCGCCAGTTCTATGCGGAATGAACGTATCACGATCTCAACGGTCGGCATCGGGAGTGGGGCTGACATGAATCTCCTTGGCAACCTCGCTAACTGGGGTGGTGGACGTGATTACTTCACGCAGGATCCGTATAGCATCCCTCAGATTTTCGCGAAGGAGACTGTTACGGCTTCCAAATCTGCAATCATTGACGAGCCTTTCATTCCACAGCGTATCAAGCCCACACAGGTCTTGAGTGGAATAGATCTTGAACTCGCACCCTTCCTCCTCGGTTACGTTGCTACGCAACCGCGTCCGACGGCTGAAGTCTTCCTTGTTTCTGACCGCGGTGATCCGCTACTGGCAAGTTGGCAGTATGGCTTAGGTAAATCTGTCGCGTTTACCTCTGATGCTAAAGCACGTTGGGCTTCGGATTGGTTGGATTGGGGTGGCTACGGCAAGTTCTGGACGCAATTGGTGCGCGATACAATGCGGAAGGCGACGCTCAGCAATTTTCAGGCGGAAATCAGGAAGGAGAAGGGGATTGCGCATCTCGCCATTGATGCGCTTGACGACGCGGGAGATTTCCTGAATCAACTCGAAAACGATGTTTCCCTCATTTCGCCCGATCTCAAAAAGAAACAACTCGCTGTTACACAGACCGCCCCGGGACGATATGAACTCGATTTTCCGACGCAAGACGTTGGCCCCTATTTCCTGAACGTCATGCAAAAACAGGCAGGCGAGGTCGTCAATACCCAAGTGACGGGCACTGTTGTCTCGTATCCACAGGAATATCTCGTTCACAACGCCAACGACGCGCTTCTTACACAACTCGCTGCGGTATCGGGTGGAAAATTCAACGCTTCAGCCGAGGACGCGTTCCGGCCCCCTGAAGAGCAGGTCGCGCTGCGTATCCATTTATGGCGACCGTTCCTCATCACTGCACTATTTCTATTGATCGTGGATATTGCGTTGCGTCGCGTCGATTTCAAGCGAGGCTAA
- a CDS encoding AAA family ATPase encodes MSITQFTMEEIRCFSDRQTLEIRPLTFLVGENSTGKTTALACFHVLANFLRGDGVDFNSNPYSMGTFKDIVRNNKKREKNFKLGFTAKYNNEDIKKTIEFIEKKSGVEPVVNSITMKLADGEIIVQSEDEMGRELRLDSFDEEQNRYRITCDADRLNEFSLFFFFPPFTRESKGEIVFKKYFNKKTNKLECGPWDIFRDMSVFSTSPVRSRPKRTYDPTREFDDPEGSDVPMYLMRIEATEKKNWEALKTQLVEFGRNSGLFENIDVKNFGRSLGAPFQLQVKVCGPKANITDVGYGVSQILPILVQILNPSISKNVRRNPMQSFFSLLQQPEIHLHPKAQAEFSSLLVKLANKGNQSFIIETHSDYMIDRARIEIRRGNIKPEDVSLIYFEPKGNIVKVHNIGFDKDANMTGVPPHYRQFFLKESKRLMGFED; translated from the coding sequence ATGAGTATTACCCAATTCACAATGGAAGAGATCCGCTGTTTCAGTGACCGTCAAACGCTTGAAATTCGTCCACTGACTTTCTTAGTAGGTGAAAACAGCACCGGTAAAACAACTGCTCTTGCATGTTTCCATGTGTTAGCAAATTTTTTGCGGGGTGATGGTGTAGATTTTAATTCAAACCCCTATTCTATGGGGACCTTCAAGGATATTGTCAGAAATAATAAAAAAAGAGAAAAAAACTTTAAGCTTGGATTTACTGCTAAATACAATAATGAAGATATTAAAAAAACAATTGAATTCATTGAAAAAAAATCAGGTGTAGAACCAGTCGTTAATTCTATAACAATGAAACTCGCTGATGGTGAAATTATTGTTCAATCTGAGGACGAAATGGGTAGGGAGTTACGTTTAGATTCCTTTGATGAAGAACAGAATCGATATAGAATAACTTGTGATGCTGATAGATTGAACGAGTTTTCTCTTTTTTTCTTTTTTCCTCCTTTCACACGAGAATCTAAGGGTGAAATAGTTTTCAAAAAATATTTTAATAAAAAAACTAACAAATTGGAGTGCGGCCCGTGGGATATCTTTCGAGACATGTCCGTATTTAGTACATCGCCAGTCCGTTCACGTCCTAAACGAACCTATGATCCGACAAGGGAGTTTGATGATCCAGAAGGCAGCGATGTTCCTATGTATTTAATGCGGATTGAAGCGACTGAGAAAAAGAATTGGGAGGCATTGAAAACACAATTAGTTGAGTTTGGCAGGAATTCTGGGCTATTTGAGAACATAGATGTAAAAAACTTTGGACGCTCCTTAGGTGCTCCATTCCAACTACAGGTTAAAGTGTGCGGTCCTAAAGCAAATATCACTGATGTCGGCTACGGTGTCAGTCAGATTCTACCAATTTTAGTGCAGATTTTAAATCCGAGTATTTCTAAAAATGTTCGGCGTAATCCAATGCAGTCATTTTTTTCTTTATTACAACAACCTGAAATTCACTTGCATCCAAAAGCACAGGCAGAATTTTCTTCTTTGTTGGTGAAATTGGCTAACAAGGGCAATCAGTCATTCATTATTGAGACACATAGCGATTATATGATTGACCGCGCACGCATTGAGATCAGGAGGGGGAATATCAAACCCGAAGATGTGTCCCTGATCTATTTTGAACCAAAAGGGAATATTGTCAAAGTGCATAATATTGGCTTTGATAAAGACGCTAATATGACAGGTGTCCCACCACATTATAGACAATTTTTCCTAAAAGAGTCCAAGCGGCTCATGGGGTTTGAGGATTAA
- a CDS encoding Rieske (2Fe-2S) protein — protein sequence MQTPTSALEETGIGSIHVEAPPLPTIEETELDYHQLCPAEDFEELEGKPFHVNGTHLAVFKSGDKFYAVDNRCPHMGYPMSKGSIRDGVLICHWHHWEFDLKSGACFLAFGDDLKAFPVEAREDGYLYVGLGKGEREAAKQRVIANGKRALERGLKDRSTFFIAKAVTALRDAGATPAEIIQQGLHYGAHKSSDGWSSGVAILTLAANLWDDVDPDDHNLFLVHGLSQISRRTTGSARPYRAPFPRMNEEHDLETLQRWFRYFIDKRHSGAAERILLTLNDRGYDKSVLADFVYTAATDYYFTGDGHALDFGNKMFEALDYVNWEGSHEILRPIVVDLVSRTRHEETSRWADAVPVLEPVFERLESIWEDNQANEAELDISAFAQTLLGDEFEPTVAVVEEKLRAGVNPTDICRAMTYASAVRTARFHLKNEGDWHDVANIYSYAHALYHAFQYAPSANLLRGIFHGVVFLAYLRWLNMPAARIPRPGQRIPDETYDSADKMLDRLQEFADFQKVYEAEILVNQYLEEGHDIDALKRALAHILLREDAELHMFQVLEVAFRHYDLTDDFEEQRMHLLAATRYITAQKLMKNILWSTENAERLARGELLSERDDD from the coding sequence GTGCAAACGCCAACTTCTGCTCTTGAAGAAACCGGTATCGGTTCCATCCACGTTGAAGCACCACCATTACCTACGATAGAAGAAACCGAACTTGATTATCATCAACTGTGCCCCGCAGAGGATTTTGAGGAACTCGAAGGTAAACCCTTTCATGTTAACGGCACGCATCTGGCTGTTTTCAAGTCCGGCGACAAATTTTACGCCGTTGATAACCGTTGCCCACACATGGGGTATCCGATGTCCAAAGGGAGCATTCGTGATGGTGTACTCATCTGTCATTGGCACCATTGGGAATTTGACCTCAAATCGGGTGCCTGCTTCCTGGCATTCGGCGATGACCTGAAAGCGTTTCCTGTTGAAGCCCGAGAGGACGGTTATTTGTACGTCGGGTTAGGGAAAGGTGAGCGAGAGGCAGCAAAACAGCGTGTCATCGCAAACGGCAAACGTGCACTTGAGCGGGGTCTTAAAGACCGCAGTACCTTCTTTATCGCCAAAGCCGTTACAGCACTGCGTGATGCAGGCGCGACCCCCGCGGAGATTATCCAACAGGGACTTCATTACGGCGCACACAAAAGCAGTGATGGATGGTCGTCAGGTGTCGCTATCCTCACATTGGCAGCGAACCTGTGGGACGACGTTGATCCAGACGACCATAACCTGTTTCTCGTACACGGATTAAGTCAGATCAGCCGTAGAACAACGGGAAGTGCACGTCCTTATCGCGCACCTTTTCCGCGAATGAACGAGGAACACGACCTTGAAACACTGCAGCGATGGTTCCGCTATTTTATCGATAAACGGCACAGCGGTGCAGCAGAGCGCATCTTGCTAACGCTGAATGACCGAGGCTACGATAAATCGGTCCTCGCAGACTTCGTATACACGGCAGCAACTGACTATTACTTCACTGGCGACGGACACGCGCTTGATTTTGGAAATAAAATGTTTGAAGCGTTGGATTACGTCAACTGGGAAGGATCACACGAGATACTGCGTCCGATTGTTGTCGATCTGGTCAGTCGAACACGGCATGAGGAAACCTCTCGATGGGCTGACGCTGTTCCTGTCTTAGAACCCGTCTTTGAGAGACTCGAGAGTATATGGGAGGACAATCAAGCGAACGAAGCAGAACTCGATATTTCAGCGTTTGCACAGACGCTGCTCGGTGACGAGTTTGAACCTACTGTCGCCGTGGTTGAAGAGAAACTTCGCGCTGGTGTCAATCCAACCGACATCTGTCGTGCGATGACGTATGCTTCGGCGGTTCGCACTGCCCGGTTCCATCTGAAAAACGAAGGAGATTGGCACGATGTCGCGAACATTTACTCTTATGCACATGCTCTCTATCATGCGTTTCAGTATGCACCGAGTGCTAACCTTCTACGTGGCATTTTCCACGGGGTCGTTTTTTTGGCATACCTGCGCTGGTTGAACATGCCCGCCGCCCGTATTCCGAGACCCGGGCAACGGATACCTGATGAAACCTACGACTCCGCTGACAAGATGTTAGATCGACTCCAAGAGTTCGCTGACTTCCAAAAGGTCTACGAGGCGGAAATTCTTGTGAATCAGTATCTTGAAGAAGGGCACGACATCGACGCACTGAAACGAGCACTTGCACACATTCTGCTCCGTGAAGACGCGGAACTCCACATGTTCCAAGTTCTCGAAGTCGCCTTCCGGCATTACGACTTGACAGACGACTTTGAAGAACAACGGATGCATCTATTGGCAGCGACACGTTACATCACGGCACAGAAATTGATGAAAAATATTCTGTGGTCCACTGAGAACGCCGAACGTCTCGCACGAGGTGAGTTGCTTAGCGAACGCGACGATGATTAG
- a CDS encoding sulfite oxidase: MEKTGHKSSFTDGLETVPDPTRRDFLTKVSKTALLASLGIFGAGCEAVNRGLLDSGLMPIVLEDPHAAGLPKPDMLVHSEIPFNGEFAPHLLNDDVTPTERHFVRNNSGIPERAVNKDLRGWQLVINGEVHKELALSMDDLARFPQITMEVVLECAGNGRSLFEPKVGGTPWQRGAVACSEWTGVRLRDVLQAAGVKPNAVYTGNYGEDISNDGSEPFSRGIPIEKAMDEHTLIALKMNGKVLPAAHGFPARLIVPGWIGSAMQKWLNRIWVRNRVHDSEKMSGYSYRVPAHPIAPGDKPPIEDMRITTAWQVKSLITQPQSSLEFSTGTPIKVRGHAWAGENQIDNVMVSTDFGLQWQETQLIQPSNRYAWYHWETELTFANRGYYEIWARAYDDTGTAQPFTQPWNPKGYLGNVIHRVPILIVA, translated from the coding sequence ATGGAAAAAACAGGACATAAATCCAGTTTTACAGATGGACTTGAAACTGTGCCTGACCCAACAAGGCGGGACTTTCTTACTAAGGTAAGCAAAACAGCACTGCTCGCGAGTTTGGGTATATTCGGTGCCGGTTGCGAAGCTGTCAATCGAGGTCTATTGGATAGTGGACTCATGCCCATTGTCTTGGAAGATCCACACGCAGCAGGACTTCCGAAGCCGGACATGCTCGTTCACTCAGAAATCCCCTTTAACGGTGAGTTTGCGCCCCACCTTCTCAACGACGATGTCACACCGACAGAACGGCACTTTGTCCGTAATAACAGCGGCATCCCAGAACGAGCAGTGAATAAAGACCTCCGCGGATGGCAATTGGTCATAAACGGCGAAGTCCATAAAGAACTGGCACTGTCAATGGATGATTTAGCGCGTTTCCCACAAATCACTATGGAGGTCGTATTGGAATGTGCGGGAAATGGGAGAAGCCTATTTGAGCCGAAGGTTGGTGGGACCCCGTGGCAACGCGGCGCGGTCGCTTGTAGTGAATGGACCGGCGTACGCTTGCGTGATGTCTTGCAAGCCGCAGGTGTGAAGCCGAATGCCGTCTATACTGGAAACTATGGGGAAGACATATCCAATGATGGCAGTGAACCCTTTTCACGCGGAATCCCGATCGAGAAAGCAATGGACGAACACACGCTCATCGCTTTGAAGATGAACGGAAAAGTGCTACCAGCAGCCCACGGATTCCCAGCGAGATTAATTGTCCCCGGATGGATCGGCAGTGCGATGCAGAAGTGGCTCAACCGTATTTGGGTAAGGAATAGGGTCCACGACTCCGAAAAAATGAGTGGGTATTCCTATCGCGTCCCGGCTCATCCGATAGCACCCGGAGATAAACCACCGATCGAAGACATGCGTATTACGACTGCTTGGCAGGTTAAATCCTTGATTACGCAACCCCAATCATCTTTGGAATTCAGCACTGGCACGCCTATAAAGGTCCGAGGACACGCGTGGGCAGGTGAAAACCAGATTGATAATGTTATGGTCTCTACAGATTTCGGTCTGCAGTGGCAAGAAACCCAGTTGATCCAGCCATCAAACAGATACGCTTGGTATCACTGGGAAACCGAACTTACCTTTGCAAACAGAGGCTATTATGAAATATGGGCACGCGCGTACGACGATACAGGTACTGCGCAGCCCTTTACGCAACCGTGGAATCCTAAGGGTTACCTTGGAAACGTTATCCACAGGGTACCTATCTTGATAGTTGCCTAA